One Siniperca chuatsi isolate FFG_IHB_CAS linkage group LG5, ASM2008510v1, whole genome shotgun sequence DNA window includes the following coding sequences:
- the nr6a1a gene encoding nuclear receptor subfamily 6 group A member 1-A isoform X2: MEIEKRTNGFDYPERNNAKSVNGFYSDHPLEPEQNDSMDDPADQRTCLICGDRATGLHYGIISCEGCKGFFKRSICNKRVYRCSRDKNCEMSRKQRNRCQYCRLLKCLQMGMNRKAIREDGMPGGRNKSIGPVQITEEEIERIMSGQEFKEDAPEHTWGNNGDSDHSSPSNGASEGNQPSPASTLSSNRSVEINGYTAALRDQYINTSMSTHYQLLPHLFSYAAQSGLLAPQPRSLYPQSNPLVLQLVAAEDLAPLATPMLIEDGYKVTQVELFALLCRLADELLFRQISWIKKLPFFCELSIEDYTCLLSSTWQELILLSCLTIYSAQIFGDLANVTAKYTPSDDELQGFSEDGMEVMERLIYLFRKFHQLKISNEEYACMKAINFLNQDIRGLSNISQLEQLNKRYWYVCQDYTEYKYPHQPKRFPEIMMCLPEIRCIAGKLVNVPLEQLPLLFKAVLHSCKSSLTSYRTGLSPCVTTSSGN, encoded by the exons ATGATCCAGCTGACCAGCGTACTTGCCTTATCTGTGGAGATCGCGCCACAGGTCTGCACTATGGCATCATCTCCTGTGAGGGCTGCAAGGGCTTCTTCAAGCGCAGCATCTGCAACAAGCGCGTGTATCGCTGCAGCCGAGACAAGAACTGCGAAATGTCACGCAAGCAGCGCAACCGCTGCCAGTACTGCCGCCTGCTCAAGTGTCTGCAAATGGGGATGAACCGCAAAG CAATCAGGGAGGATGGCATGCCAGGAGGGAGGAACAAAAGCATCGGGCCTGTTCAG aTCACAGAGGAGGAGATAGAGCGGATCATGTCGGGGCAGGAGTTCAAGGAGGATGCCCCGGAGCACACCTGGGGCAACAACGGTGACAGCGACCACAGCTCTCCCAGCAACGGAGCCTCGGAGGGCAATCAGCCGTCACCCGCCTCCACTCTGTCATCCAA TCGCTCTGTGGAAATTAACGGCTACACGGCGGCCCTCAGAGACCAGTACATCAACACCTCCATGTCCACACACTACCAGCTCCTGCCTCATCTGTTCAGCTATGCCGCCCAGTCTGGCCTGCTGGCCCCCCAGCCCCGCAGCCTCTACCCACAGTCCAACCCACtggtgctgcagctggtggCTGCTGAAGACCTGGCCCCCCTGGCAACCCCTATGCTCATAGAAGACGG GTACAAAGTGACACAGGTGGAGCTGTTTGCCCTGCTGTGTCGCCTGGCAGACGAGCTGCTCTTCCGTCAGATCTCCTGGATCAAGAAGTTGCCGTTCTTCTGCGAGCTCTCCATAGAGGACTACACCTGCCTGCTCAGCTCTACCTGGCAGGAGCTCATCCTACTCTCATGCCTCACCATCTACAGCGCCCAGATCTTTGGAGACCTGGCCAACGTCACCGCCAAGTACACGCCGTCTGACGACGAGCTGCAGGG CTTCAGCGAGGACGGCATGGAGGTAATGGAGAGGCTGATATATCTGTTTCGCAAGTTTCACCAATTGAAGATCAGTAATGAGGAGTATGCCTGTATGAAAGCCATCAACTTCCTCAACCAAG ATATCAGAGGACTGTCCAACATCTCCCAGCTCGAGCAGCTGAACAAGCGCTACTGGTATGTGTGTCAGGACTACACTGAATATAAGTACCCGCACCAGCCCAAACGCTTCCCTGAGATCATGATGTGTCTCCCGGAGATCCGCTGCATCGCAG ggaAGCTGGTGAATGTTCCTCTGGAGCAGCTCCCCCTCTTGTTCAAAGCAGTCTTGCACTCCTGCAAATCCAGCCTGACCAGCTACAGGACCGGCCTGTCGCCCTGCGTGACCACCTCCTCTGGAAACTAG
- the nr6a1a gene encoding nuclear receptor subfamily 6 group A member 1-A isoform X1: MEIEKRTNGFDYPERNNAKSVNGFYSDHPLEPEQNDSMDTINESNLDDPADQRTCLICGDRATGLHYGIISCEGCKGFFKRSICNKRVYRCSRDKNCEMSRKQRNRCQYCRLLKCLQMGMNRKAIREDGMPGGRNKSIGPVQITEEEIERIMSGQEFKEDAPEHTWGNNGDSDHSSPSNGASEGNQPSPASTLSSNRSVEINGYTAALRDQYINTSMSTHYQLLPHLFSYAAQSGLLAPQPRSLYPQSNPLVLQLVAAEDLAPLATPMLIEDGYKVTQVELFALLCRLADELLFRQISWIKKLPFFCELSIEDYTCLLSSTWQELILLSCLTIYSAQIFGDLANVTAKYTPSDDELQGFSEDGMEVMERLIYLFRKFHQLKISNEEYACMKAINFLNQDIRGLSNISQLEQLNKRYWYVCQDYTEYKYPHQPKRFPEIMMCLPEIRCIAGKLVNVPLEQLPLLFKAVLHSCKSSLTSYRTGLSPCVTTSSGN; this comes from the exons ATACAATCAATGAAAGTAATCTGG ATGATCCAGCTGACCAGCGTACTTGCCTTATCTGTGGAGATCGCGCCACAGGTCTGCACTATGGCATCATCTCCTGTGAGGGCTGCAAGGGCTTCTTCAAGCGCAGCATCTGCAACAAGCGCGTGTATCGCTGCAGCCGAGACAAGAACTGCGAAATGTCACGCAAGCAGCGCAACCGCTGCCAGTACTGCCGCCTGCTCAAGTGTCTGCAAATGGGGATGAACCGCAAAG CAATCAGGGAGGATGGCATGCCAGGAGGGAGGAACAAAAGCATCGGGCCTGTTCAG aTCACAGAGGAGGAGATAGAGCGGATCATGTCGGGGCAGGAGTTCAAGGAGGATGCCCCGGAGCACACCTGGGGCAACAACGGTGACAGCGACCACAGCTCTCCCAGCAACGGAGCCTCGGAGGGCAATCAGCCGTCACCCGCCTCCACTCTGTCATCCAA TCGCTCTGTGGAAATTAACGGCTACACGGCGGCCCTCAGAGACCAGTACATCAACACCTCCATGTCCACACACTACCAGCTCCTGCCTCATCTGTTCAGCTATGCCGCCCAGTCTGGCCTGCTGGCCCCCCAGCCCCGCAGCCTCTACCCACAGTCCAACCCACtggtgctgcagctggtggCTGCTGAAGACCTGGCCCCCCTGGCAACCCCTATGCTCATAGAAGACGG GTACAAAGTGACACAGGTGGAGCTGTTTGCCCTGCTGTGTCGCCTGGCAGACGAGCTGCTCTTCCGTCAGATCTCCTGGATCAAGAAGTTGCCGTTCTTCTGCGAGCTCTCCATAGAGGACTACACCTGCCTGCTCAGCTCTACCTGGCAGGAGCTCATCCTACTCTCATGCCTCACCATCTACAGCGCCCAGATCTTTGGAGACCTGGCCAACGTCACCGCCAAGTACACGCCGTCTGACGACGAGCTGCAGGG CTTCAGCGAGGACGGCATGGAGGTAATGGAGAGGCTGATATATCTGTTTCGCAAGTTTCACCAATTGAAGATCAGTAATGAGGAGTATGCCTGTATGAAAGCCATCAACTTCCTCAACCAAG ATATCAGAGGACTGTCCAACATCTCCCAGCTCGAGCAGCTGAACAAGCGCTACTGGTATGTGTGTCAGGACTACACTGAATATAAGTACCCGCACCAGCCCAAACGCTTCCCTGAGATCATGATGTGTCTCCCGGAGATCCGCTGCATCGCAG ggaAGCTGGTGAATGTTCCTCTGGAGCAGCTCCCCCTCTTGTTCAAAGCAGTCTTGCACTCCTGCAAATCCAGCCTGACCAGCTACAGGACCGGCCTGTCGCCCTGCGTGACCACCTCCTCTGGAAACTAG
- the nr6a1a gene encoding nuclear receptor subfamily 6 group A member 1-A isoform X4 — protein MDTWEDDPADQRTCLICGDRATGLHYGIISCEGCKGFFKRSICNKRVYRCSRDKNCEMSRKQRNRCQYCRLLKCLQMGMNRKAIREDGMPGGRNKSIGPVQITEEEIERIMSGQEFKEDAPEHTWGNNGDSDHSSPSNGASEGNQPSPASTLSSNRSVEINGYTAALRDQYINTSMSTHYQLLPHLFSYAAQSGLLAPQPRSLYPQSNPLVLQLVAAEDLAPLATPMLIEDGYKVTQVELFALLCRLADELLFRQISWIKKLPFFCELSIEDYTCLLSSTWQELILLSCLTIYSAQIFGDLANVTAKYTPSDDELQGFSEDGMEVMERLIYLFRKFHQLKISNEEYACMKAINFLNQDIRGLSNISQLEQLNKRYWYVCQDYTEYKYPHQPKRFPEIMMCLPEIRCIAGKLVNVPLEQLPLLFKAVLHSCKSSLTSYRTGLSPCVTTSSGN, from the exons ATGGATACATGGGAAG ATGATCCAGCTGACCAGCGTACTTGCCTTATCTGTGGAGATCGCGCCACAGGTCTGCACTATGGCATCATCTCCTGTGAGGGCTGCAAGGGCTTCTTCAAGCGCAGCATCTGCAACAAGCGCGTGTATCGCTGCAGCCGAGACAAGAACTGCGAAATGTCACGCAAGCAGCGCAACCGCTGCCAGTACTGCCGCCTGCTCAAGTGTCTGCAAATGGGGATGAACCGCAAAG CAATCAGGGAGGATGGCATGCCAGGAGGGAGGAACAAAAGCATCGGGCCTGTTCAG aTCACAGAGGAGGAGATAGAGCGGATCATGTCGGGGCAGGAGTTCAAGGAGGATGCCCCGGAGCACACCTGGGGCAACAACGGTGACAGCGACCACAGCTCTCCCAGCAACGGAGCCTCGGAGGGCAATCAGCCGTCACCCGCCTCCACTCTGTCATCCAA TCGCTCTGTGGAAATTAACGGCTACACGGCGGCCCTCAGAGACCAGTACATCAACACCTCCATGTCCACACACTACCAGCTCCTGCCTCATCTGTTCAGCTATGCCGCCCAGTCTGGCCTGCTGGCCCCCCAGCCCCGCAGCCTCTACCCACAGTCCAACCCACtggtgctgcagctggtggCTGCTGAAGACCTGGCCCCCCTGGCAACCCCTATGCTCATAGAAGACGG GTACAAAGTGACACAGGTGGAGCTGTTTGCCCTGCTGTGTCGCCTGGCAGACGAGCTGCTCTTCCGTCAGATCTCCTGGATCAAGAAGTTGCCGTTCTTCTGCGAGCTCTCCATAGAGGACTACACCTGCCTGCTCAGCTCTACCTGGCAGGAGCTCATCCTACTCTCATGCCTCACCATCTACAGCGCCCAGATCTTTGGAGACCTGGCCAACGTCACCGCCAAGTACACGCCGTCTGACGACGAGCTGCAGGG CTTCAGCGAGGACGGCATGGAGGTAATGGAGAGGCTGATATATCTGTTTCGCAAGTTTCACCAATTGAAGATCAGTAATGAGGAGTATGCCTGTATGAAAGCCATCAACTTCCTCAACCAAG ATATCAGAGGACTGTCCAACATCTCCCAGCTCGAGCAGCTGAACAAGCGCTACTGGTATGTGTGTCAGGACTACACTGAATATAAGTACCCGCACCAGCCCAAACGCTTCCCTGAGATCATGATGTGTCTCCCGGAGATCCGCTGCATCGCAG ggaAGCTGGTGAATGTTCCTCTGGAGCAGCTCCCCCTCTTGTTCAAAGCAGTCTTGCACTCCTGCAAATCCAGCCTGACCAGCTACAGGACCGGCCTGTCGCCCTGCGTGACCACCTCCTCTGGAAACTAG
- the nr6a1a gene encoding nuclear receptor subfamily 6 group A member 1-A isoform X3 gives MKEENPLDDDPADQRTCLICGDRATGLHYGIISCEGCKGFFKRSICNKRVYRCSRDKNCEMSRKQRNRCQYCRLLKCLQMGMNRKAIREDGMPGGRNKSIGPVQITEEEIERIMSGQEFKEDAPEHTWGNNGDSDHSSPSNGASEGNQPSPASTLSSNRSVEINGYTAALRDQYINTSMSTHYQLLPHLFSYAAQSGLLAPQPRSLYPQSNPLVLQLVAAEDLAPLATPMLIEDGYKVTQVELFALLCRLADELLFRQISWIKKLPFFCELSIEDYTCLLSSTWQELILLSCLTIYSAQIFGDLANVTAKYTPSDDELQGFSEDGMEVMERLIYLFRKFHQLKISNEEYACMKAINFLNQDIRGLSNISQLEQLNKRYWYVCQDYTEYKYPHQPKRFPEIMMCLPEIRCIAGKLVNVPLEQLPLLFKAVLHSCKSSLTSYRTGLSPCVTTSSGN, from the exons ATGAAGGAAGAGAACCCCCTGGATG ATGATCCAGCTGACCAGCGTACTTGCCTTATCTGTGGAGATCGCGCCACAGGTCTGCACTATGGCATCATCTCCTGTGAGGGCTGCAAGGGCTTCTTCAAGCGCAGCATCTGCAACAAGCGCGTGTATCGCTGCAGCCGAGACAAGAACTGCGAAATGTCACGCAAGCAGCGCAACCGCTGCCAGTACTGCCGCCTGCTCAAGTGTCTGCAAATGGGGATGAACCGCAAAG CAATCAGGGAGGATGGCATGCCAGGAGGGAGGAACAAAAGCATCGGGCCTGTTCAG aTCACAGAGGAGGAGATAGAGCGGATCATGTCGGGGCAGGAGTTCAAGGAGGATGCCCCGGAGCACACCTGGGGCAACAACGGTGACAGCGACCACAGCTCTCCCAGCAACGGAGCCTCGGAGGGCAATCAGCCGTCACCCGCCTCCACTCTGTCATCCAA TCGCTCTGTGGAAATTAACGGCTACACGGCGGCCCTCAGAGACCAGTACATCAACACCTCCATGTCCACACACTACCAGCTCCTGCCTCATCTGTTCAGCTATGCCGCCCAGTCTGGCCTGCTGGCCCCCCAGCCCCGCAGCCTCTACCCACAGTCCAACCCACtggtgctgcagctggtggCTGCTGAAGACCTGGCCCCCCTGGCAACCCCTATGCTCATAGAAGACGG GTACAAAGTGACACAGGTGGAGCTGTTTGCCCTGCTGTGTCGCCTGGCAGACGAGCTGCTCTTCCGTCAGATCTCCTGGATCAAGAAGTTGCCGTTCTTCTGCGAGCTCTCCATAGAGGACTACACCTGCCTGCTCAGCTCTACCTGGCAGGAGCTCATCCTACTCTCATGCCTCACCATCTACAGCGCCCAGATCTTTGGAGACCTGGCCAACGTCACCGCCAAGTACACGCCGTCTGACGACGAGCTGCAGGG CTTCAGCGAGGACGGCATGGAGGTAATGGAGAGGCTGATATATCTGTTTCGCAAGTTTCACCAATTGAAGATCAGTAATGAGGAGTATGCCTGTATGAAAGCCATCAACTTCCTCAACCAAG ATATCAGAGGACTGTCCAACATCTCCCAGCTCGAGCAGCTGAACAAGCGCTACTGGTATGTGTGTCAGGACTACACTGAATATAAGTACCCGCACCAGCCCAAACGCTTCCCTGAGATCATGATGTGTCTCCCGGAGATCCGCTGCATCGCAG ggaAGCTGGTGAATGTTCCTCTGGAGCAGCTCCCCCTCTTGTTCAAAGCAGTCTTGCACTCCTGCAAATCCAGCCTGACCAGCTACAGGACCGGCCTGTCGCCCTGCGTGACCACCTCCTCTGGAAACTAG